The following DNA comes from Sphingopyxis sp. BSN-002.
CACGAAACGCCTCGTCGCCGGTCGCCGCTATGTACAGCGCGAGCGCATAAGCGATGTCGCCGTTGATATGATATTGCGCCGAGCCCGTGGGATAGTGCGACGAACATTCGTCACCGGCGATCGTCCGCCATGGATAGAGCGCGCCGCGGCTATGGCCGAGTGCCTTCGCATGCGCCCGCGCGCGATCGAGTTTGCCGACGCGATAGGCGAGCAATGTCTTCGCCCGTTCGGGCGCCTGCAGCGCAAGCACCGGCAGCATGAAGGTTTCGGCATCCCAGAAATAATGGCCTTCATAGCCTTCACCGGTCAGGCCCTTTGCACCGATGCTGTGGTTCGGGTCGCGGCTCGCCGACTGGTGGAGCTGGAACAGGTCGAAACGCAGCGCCTCGGCCAGAGCGTCGTCGCCGTCGATCGCAAAGCCCGCCTTGCCCCAAAACGCCTGCACCGCCGACCGCTGGCCTTCCGCGATAGCATCGAAACCGGTGGTCGCCCCCTCGACTGCGACAAGGTCGACCGGGCGGCCGCGGGCACATGCCATCGCAACCACCCGGTCGATCGTCAGGGTGTCGCCCGCGACCATCTCCCCACGCACCACATGTCCCGCGTGGACTGCCGCGACCTGAGCGGTCGGACACGCGACATGCTGGCGATAGGCGAGATGAGCGACATCCTGCGCGAACCGGGTGACGGAAGGGTTGTCGCCCGGCAGGGGAGAAGAGATCGTCCATTGCGGCTGCATCCGGGCCGAGATGCGAGGGTCGTCGGCCTCGACGCCGCTCACACCGTCAACCTCGGTGCCGTAGGTGAGCCAGGCCTGGAAACCGCCGGCAAAGTCAACCGGGCGGATGTGGATGCGCGACGCGACGCAAGCATGGCCGCCAAGCGGAACGATGCGCTCGACGGCGATTTCGAGCGTCCGTCCGTTCCCGAGCGTCCAGCGCGACACGCGCTGCAGCGTGCCGGTGGCAAAATCGAGCACGCTTTCGGTCAAGGTCGGTTCGGCGGTGCCGAAGTCGACCGGCTGACCGTCGATATGCAGGCGCACCAGCAGCGGGCTCGGGCAGGCGACCCGCGTATCGGTCGCGGTGGCGTAGCCGGGAAAGCTCTCGTGATAGGTGATCGGCCGACTGACGTACGCATCGGACAGGTAGGCGCACGGCGCCACGGCGCATTCGTCGATCACCCCTTCGACGCCGCACAGGCCGTTCGCGAGCGCGAACAGCGCCGCCGCCTCCGCACCGGTGGCATCGGCTCCGCGCCGGACGAGCCGCATCGACTGAGATGAATATCCGGAAATCGCCACCTGCGTCCTCACCCACGGCAAAGGCTGCTCGGCCCAAGCTCTGAGGGGTGTGTCTCCTGCAAAATGGTATCGATGTCAAGATATCGATACCATTCGTTGCCAAACGGCTATTTTGCGGGAATTTGACGACAGCTGAATCAGCTTTCGCGGACGACCAGATCCACAGGCATCATGCGCGACTCGACGGCGGCACCCGCGACGAGATCGAGCACTTTCTGCGCCAGCAATTCGCCGCCCGTCGCCCAATCCTGCCGCACGCTGGTCAGCTTGGGTGAAAAGATCGAAGCGCCGGGCGAATCGTCAAAGCCGACGATCGACACATCGCCCGGAACCGAAAGCCCGCGCGCTTCGACCGCCTCGATCGCGCCCATCGCGATCGCGTCGTTCGCCGCAAAAATACCGTCGAACGCCTTGCCGCGCTCGAACAGGCGCGTCACGGCGTCGCGCCCCGCGGCGACGGTAAACGCACAGGCGATCTTGTCGACAATATCGGCATGTCCGCCTTTGAGCCCGGCCTCGAAGCCGCTCAGGCGATCCTCGACTTCGCCGTGCTGCGTTTCGCCGAGAAAGAGCAGCTTCTTCCTGGCGCGGCCAAGCAGATAGTCTGCGGCAAGACGGCCCCCTGCTCGGTTATCGCTGCCCACGACGATGCGTTCGGGCGGTCCATGGGCCGCACCCCAGACCACATAGGGCAACCCCATCGCCTCGATCGCTGCCGCCGCGTCATCATGGACGCCCTGTCCGAGCAGGATCACGCCGTCGGTCGAGGGTGGATGCTCGGCGAACAGGTCGATCGTGGTAAGCACCATGTTCTGGCCCGCCGCCGTCAGTTCCTGCATGATCCCGCCGAGCAGCGAGAGCGGATAGGGCTCGCTCATCAGACGGTCGTGCGACGGCGCCATTTCGATCACGACCGCAATCGTCCGCGTCCGCTGTTGCCGAAGGTTGCGCGCGGAGATGTTGAGCCGGTAGCCCATGCGCTCCGCGGTCTCGCGGATCAGTTTGCGCGTGCTCTCCCTGACTGTCGAATGGTTCGAGAGCGCGCGCGAGACGGTAATCTTCGCGACGCCGAGTTCTTTCGCGATATCCGCCATCGTCGGGCGCGCATTGCCGCCGCCCTGGGAACCGGTGCCACTTGCCATGGCCGCCCCCTTAACGCGCGGCGGCGATGTTCCACAAGCGGTCAGTTCGTCCAGTAGATATAGTCCTGCCCGTCCTTCCACGGCGTATTGAGCGGCACGTCGATGCGCACCGGCCCCTCGATCAGCCCCGGCCAGATGGGCTTTGCCATCCCCTTGTTCTGCGCCTCGATCATCGCGCGAAGCTGCGCGACACGCGCGGGGTCGCTTGCCGAAAGATCGTGCCGTTCGGTCGGATCGGCGGCGAGATTATAGAGCCGCGCCTTTTCCGGCCGTTTGGTGACCTGCAGCTTCCAGTCGCCCATCCGTACCGCGCGATAGTCGCCCGAACGCCAGAAAAGCGCCTGACGCTTCGCCGGTCCCGCAAGGATATCCTCGCTGTCGACTACGCGGTCGGTCGGCACTTTTGCGCCCGCCGCAGCCGCGATGGTCGAGAATATGTCGATGTGCCCGGTCATGTCGGCCCGCGTCGATCCCGGCGCGATATGCCCCGGCCAGCGCATGAAGAAGGGCGTACGGATCCCGCCCTCGAAGAAGGTCGCCTTCCAGCCGCGGTACGGCGCGTTCAGGTTCGGGATGCCGTTGTACCAGGCTCCACCATTGTCGCTGGTGAAGATGACGAGCGTGTTGTCGTCGATCCCAGCCTCTTTCAGCTTTGCCATCACGTCGCCGATCCGCCGGTCGAGCTGCGCGATCATCGCGCCATAGACGCGCGTCTTGTGGTCCTTGATCTGCGGAAGTTTCGCATAATCCTCCTTCGTCGCCTGCAACGGCGTGTGCGGTGCGTTGAAGGCGAGATACATGAAGAAGGGCCGGTTCCTGTTCGCGTCGATCGCCTTGATCGCCTCGTCGGCGAAATAGTCGGTCATATGGCCCTTGGGATGGAAGCGCTTGCTGCCGTTGAAGGTCACGGCGTGACGCAGATTGGCCCAGATGAAGCGGTCGATCGGATCCCACGGCAGCTTGGCATTGACCGTGTCCGGATCATCCTCGGGCAGGAACATCGCGCCGCCCGCCAGAATTGCGAGGCTCTCGTCGAAGCCCTGCGCCTGCGGCTGGAGCTTCGGTGCCTCGCCCAGATGCCATTTGCCGATGTGGAGCGTATGATAGCCCGCCGCCTTCACCGCCTCGGCGACCGTCACCTCGCTCGCCGGGACACCCATGTCGGGATAGTCCGGAATGTCGTCGGTGATCAGCTCCTTGTGAAACACCGTCTTCAGCGGTCCGATGCCGGCGCCGTGGGCCAGGTTTTCGGCGAACTGGACCGGAACCGCCGTATATTCGAAACCGAAGCGGGTGGGATAGCGGCCGGTCATCATCGCCGCGCGCGACGGCGAACAGGTCGCGTTCGCGGCATAGGCCGTGGTGAAGTTCAGACCTTGCTGTGCGAGCGCGTCGATGTTCGGCGTCTTGACGATTCCGCCCGCGACGCCGCCGCCATTCAGGCTGATATCGTTCCAGCCCAGATCGTCGGCGACGATCAGGATGATGTTCGGCGGCCGCCTGCCCGCGGGAGCCGTCGCAGGACCTTTCTGCCAGACGACCGGGCGATTGTCCTGCACCGGGTCGCGCCAGTCCTGAAGCATGCCGGGGATGCGATACTTGTTTTCCTGGAAACCCCAGTAACCGCCGGCGCCGATCAGCGCGACCAGGCCGAGCGCCACCCATCTTTTCTTCATGCCGTCGTCCCCCACCCCAAGGTCAATATCATGATATGCGCGAGCGCCGCGAGCAGCGCGAGCGTCAACCCGACGGTCGCGCGCGGGCTGGCGTAAAAGCCTATCTGACGCTGCGTCGGGAACGAAAAGGTCGTCTCGATCCCCAGCGTCTTGTTCGGATGCGCGGCGCGGAACGCCGGGTCGCCCGCCATGCGGATCAGGTCGCGGCGGCTGCGGTACCGCATCGTCCCGACCAGCGACCAGCCGGGATCGGCGGCGGTGTTCCACGCGTCGATATAGCCACCGACCTTGCGCCCGACGAACAGCGGGTGCCCGCCCCACCGCATCAGAGTCCGCACGAAGGGATCCGAATAGCGACGAAGCCATTCGCTCCCTTCGTGCGTCTCGCCGCTCGCGGGGTCGGTCACTGGCCCGGCCCGTGTGCGGACGAGATTGACCATCACGAACTCGCGTCCGTCGTCAGCCTCCAGAAAGGCGCGCAGTCGTTGGAGGTCATTGCCGGTCTCGGCCATGCGCGGCCCGAGCGTCGCCAGAAACGCGTCGATTTCCGTCGGGTCCAGCGGGCGCCGCCGGCCATCGTAAAAGAGCATGAAGCCGAGCCACAATGCCAGAGCACCCGCCCAGACGATGATCAGCAAAAGTGCCTGAACGCCCATCCCCACCCCGTTTGGCCGTTGCCTTCGATATTGTGGCACTATATGTGTCATTATATCCGGTCAAACGCAAGATGGTTAAGTGCGACCATTGACGCAGACACCAAGCTGGGCCAGCGGAGGAGCATGGCGGGGAAGGCAAGAACGGAAATGGCCGACGAAAGCCCGGACGCACGTCCCGACGGGCGGCGCGAGCGCAGCCGGTCGAGCCACAAGCGCATCGTCGAGGCGATGATGGCGCTGATCGAGGGCGGCGACCTGATGCCCAGCGCTGCGCGCGTCGCCGAGGAAGCCGGCGTTGGCCTCCGCACCGTCTTCCGCCATTTCGACGATATGGATTCGCTCTACCGCGAGATTTCGCAGATCATCGGAGAGCGGATCTGGCCCGTGGTCACCGCACCCTATCCCGACAACGACTGGCGCGCCAATCTGCGCGATCTGACGCGGCGGCGCGTACGGGTGTTCGAAACGATGCTGCCCTATCGCCTCGCCGCGAACATCAAACGCTACCAGTCGCCCTATCTGCTGGGACAATATGCGCAGGTCGTGACGATGGAGCGCGAACTGGTGCTGCGCCTGCTTCCCGGCGAAGTGAACGGCGACCTGTATTTCGTCGAGGCGCTGTGCGCGGCGCTGTCATTCCAGAACTGGCGCGCGATCCGGCAGGATCAGGGGCTGTCGGTCGAGGATGCGAGCGCGGTCGTTGCGCATATGGTCGACGCGCTGGTCGCGGCCACCAAGACATGATCCGCCCCGTCGCGCTGTCCGCGCTGATCCTGCTTGGGGCGCTCACGGCCTGCGACGAGACCAAGGACAACAAGGTCGCCGACGCGAAGCCGCCCGCATGCCCGGCGATGCCAAAGACCGACTATGTCTGGATCCCCGGCGCGACTTTCGCCATGGGCGCCGACGCGCATCTACCCGAAGAGGGTCCGGCGCGCGAGGTGACGGTCGCAGGCTTCTGGATGGCGACGCATGAGGTTACCAACGCCGAATTTGCGGAGTTCGTGAAGGCGACCGGGTACAAGACCCTCGCCGAGCAAGACCCGCCGAAGCTGCCCGGCGCGCCGCCCGACATGCTGATCCCGGGATCGGCGGTGTTCACCGCGCCGACCGACGGCAATCCGAACTGGTGGCGCTGGGTCGTCGGCGCCGAGTGGCGCCATCCCGCCGGCCCCAAGACCGACATCGCCGGCCTCGACCGCGATCCGGTCGTCCAGATCGGCTACGAAGACGCGCTCGCCTATGCGAAGTGGCGGGGCAAGGCGCTGCCAAGCGAGGAACAGTGGGAGCTGGCCGCATCGACCGGCGGCGCCGACCGCAATGTGCCCGTCGGCAAGGACGGCAAGCCGCGCGCCAACTATTATCAGGGCACCTTCCCGGTCCGCGATCTCGGCACCGACGGCTTCACCGGCCGCGCCCCCGTCGCCTGCTTCCCCCCCGACGATCACGGCGTGTACGATCTGATCGGCAATGTCTGGGAATGGACGACGAGCAAGGCGGGCGCCGAAACCAACGTCATCAAGGGCGGCAGCTTCCTTTGCGCCGCCAATTATTGCGCGCGCTACCGTCCCGCCGCGCGCCAGTTCCAGGAGCGCGGACTAGGCACCGATCATATCGGCTTTCGCCTGATCGACACGGCGCGCCCGGCGCCGGCGGACCCAGCGCCAGACAAGCGCGGATAGCAGCAACAATATCCCGCCGAGGATCAGCCCCGCCTTGATCGCGCGCGTCTTGCCCTGACGCTCCCACGCATAACGGTTGATCTGCTCGTCCGCGGTATAGCCCGCGGGCATGTCGAGTACGCCGTTCGCTTTCGCATAGGCGGCATAATCGGCCTGCATCGCGGCGAAGCGGTCGGGCATCGCGGCAGACAGGTCGTTCGTCTCGCCGGGATCGGTCTTGAGATCGTAGAGCCGCCACTTGCCGTCGCCGGTCGGCGCGAGGTTGCGCACCAGCTTGTAATCGCCGCGGAAGAGCGCGGCGTTGCCTGACAGTTCATAGCCGATCGGTGTGTCGCCGTGGACGCTCGCTTCCACGCCTTCGAGCATCGGAACAAGGCTGCGCCCCGTGACCGGTTCGACCGCCTGGCCGTTCCAGCTGTCCCCGTGACCCGCCACGCCGGCGAGGTCGGTCAGCGTCGGCAGGATGTCGGTGACATGCGCCAGACCGCTGTTGATCGTGCCCGCACGGACCTGCGGATTGCCCGGCCAGGCGATGATCAATGGCGATCGCAGCCCGCCTTCGGACGCGGTGAACTTGTAGCCCGACAGCGGCGAAGCCGACGCGCTCGCCCAGCCCGGTCCGACCGCGCTGAAACTGCCGCGGCGTCCGATGTTCGCGGTCGACGTGTCATATTTGCTGTTCAGGAACAGCCGGTTGATCGTGCGGTTGAAGGGATTCGTCGGCTCGGGGCCGTTGTCCGACAGGAAGACGAAGATCGTGTTGTCATAGTCGCCGGTCGCCTTGAGGTGCGCGACGAGGCGGCCGATTTCGCGGTCCATCGCGGTCGCCATCCCGCCATAAGCCTGCATCACGCGGATCTGCGCCGCGCGCTCCTCGGCATCGAGCTTAGCCCAGTCGGGCGTCGTTCCCATCGTCACGATCGGCGTTCCGGCGGGCACGATGCCGAGCGCCGCGGCGCGCTTTGCCCGTGCTTCGCGAAGCGCGGTCCAGCCGTCGCGATACATCTTCGAATAGCGTGCAATGTCGCTGTCGGGCGCCTGCACGGGGATATGGTTGGCCAGGAAATTGACCGACGCGAGGAACGGCTTTCCGCTCGCGCGGTCGGCCTCGATATAGTCGATCATCTTCTGCACGACGAAGTGCGACGAATAATAATCCTTGGGCAGCGTGACGGGCTTGCCATTCTCGCTCCACGCCGCGGTTGCGTACATGCCCTCGATCGGCCGCTGCTCGAAATTGTCGGCGCCCGCGTCGGCGAGGCTGTAGGCGCGGTCGTAGCCGCGCGCCTGCGGCAGGCGTTTCGCATCGCTGCCAAGATGCCATTTCCCGGTCAGGTAGGTGCGATACCCCGCCGCCTTCAGAAGCTGCGCGATCGTCACGACGCGGAAGTTCATCACCGTGTCGTATCCGGGCTTGCCGCGGTGCGCATCGGGGATCGTCTCGGGCATGTTGCCGAGCCCGTTGCGGTGATTCATCGTCCCCGTCTGGAGCATCGCGCGCGTCGGCGAGCAGGACCCGGCGACATGGAAGTTCGAAAAGCGTACCCCGGCCTTCGCGAGCGCATCGATGTTCGGCGTCGCCATCTCGCCGCCGAACGCGCCGACGTCGCTGAACCCCCAGTCGTCGGCGAGCAGGATCACGATATTGGGATGGCGCGGCGACGCCGGACTGGCCTGGGCCAGCGCCGGCGCCGCCGCTAGCAGGAACAATGAGGCGATGATGGCGCTGCGGCTCCGGACCACACGACCCGGCCCCCTCCCGGCTTCCGCGCGCACTGCCATCGTCTCTCCCCTGCGATTCTTTTGGCATTTGATATGTCAAAAGATGGCCGAGTCAATGCCGCTCTTGGCACCGGCGGTCATCCATGCTGTGCAGCGAAGAAACAAAGGAGAGCGCGATGGGTGAACTGGTTTTGCGGGAAGATGCTGGCGGCATCGCGACGTTGACGCTCAACCGCCCCGACAAGCGCAACGCGCTCAACCTCGCGCTGTGGAGCGAGCTCGACGCGCATGTCGACGCGATCGCCGCGGCAGGCGATGCAATCGGCGCCGTGATTTTGCGCGCGAACGGCCCCAGCTTCTGCGCGGGCAACGACCTGAAGGAACGCGGGCTGGAAACGCCGCGCCCGCGCTATCAGGCCTCGATCGTCACCAAGCTCGCCGAGCTGCCGCAGCCGCTGATCGTCGCGGTGCAGGGCGGCTGCTTCACCGGCGGGCTCGAACTCGCGCTGGCGGGCGACATCATCGTCGCGGGCGAGAGCGCGAATTTCGCCGACACCCACGGCAAGTTCGGGCTGGTGCCGATCTGGGGGATGAGCCAGCGACTACCGCGCCGCGTCGGCGAATGGAAGGCGCGCGAGATAAGCTTCACCGGCCTGCCGGTCAGCAGCGCCGAGGCGGCGCGGATCGGTCTCGCCAATCACTGCGTCGCCGACGCCGATCTGGATGCGACCGCGCGCCGCCTTGCCGAAGCGATCGCGGCGCAATCGCGGCATAGCGTCTTCGCCTACAAACGGCTCTACCGCGAACAGGCCGACCTCGCGCTCGATGCCGGGCTGGAGCATGAGGTCGCGAACAGCGCCGGGGTCGCGCCTGATATGGCCGAACGCGTCGCGGGCTTCAGATAATCGGCTTACCCTCTTCGACGCTCGCCCATTGGCGGCCGTCATGGCCGAACAGGATATGCGCGCCCGCACGGCGGCGCTGGTCGAGAAACTCCATCGTCCTGAGGCCCGCTTCGCGATCGACGACCGCCTTTTGCAGGATCATCAGGTCGAGGTTGCGCTCAGTATAGCAGCAGTCCGCCGCGAGCAGGATTTCGTGCCCGTTCGGCAGTTTGACGAGGACGCTCTGGTGCCCCGGGGTATGGCCATAG
Coding sequences within:
- a CDS encoding TetR/AcrR family transcriptional regulator; protein product: MADESPDARPDGRRERSRSSHKRIVEAMMALIEGGDLMPSAARVAEEAGVGLRTVFRHFDDMDSLYREISQIIGERIWPVVTAPYPDNDWRANLRDLTRRRVRVFETMLPYRLAANIKRYQSPYLLGQYAQVVTMERELVLRLLPGEVNGDLYFVEALCAALSFQNWRAIRQDQGLSVEDASAVVAHMVDALVAATKT
- a CDS encoding formylglycine-generating enzyme family protein, with protein sequence MIRPVALSALILLGALTACDETKDNKVADAKPPACPAMPKTDYVWIPGATFAMGADAHLPEEGPAREVTVAGFWMATHEVTNAEFAEFVKATGYKTLAEQDPPKLPGAPPDMLIPGSAVFTAPTDGNPNWWRWVVGAEWRHPAGPKTDIAGLDRDPVVQIGYEDALAYAKWRGKALPSEEQWELAASTGGADRNVPVGKDGKPRANYYQGTFPVRDLGTDGFTGRAPVACFPPDDHGVYDLIGNVWEWTTSKAGAETNVIKGGSFLCAANYCARYRPAARQFQERGLGTDHIGFRLIDTARPAPADPAPDKRG
- a CDS encoding LacI family DNA-binding transcriptional regulator; protein product: MASGTGSQGGGNARPTMADIAKELGVAKITVSRALSNHSTVRESTRKLIRETAERMGYRLNISARNLRQQRTRTIAVVIEMAPSHDRLMSEPYPLSLLGGIMQELTAAGQNMVLTTIDLFAEHPPSTDGVILLGQGVHDDAAAAIEAMGLPYVVWGAAHGPPERIVVGSDNRAGGRLAADYLLGRARKKLLFLGETQHGEVEDRLSGFEAGLKGGHADIVDKIACAFTVAAGRDAVTRLFERGKAFDGIFAANDAIAMGAIEAVEARGLSVPGDVSIVGFDDSPGASIFSPKLTSVRQDWATGGELLAQKVLDLVAGAAVESRMMPVDLVVRES
- a CDS encoding enoyl-CoA hydratase-related protein encodes the protein MGELVLREDAGGIATLTLNRPDKRNALNLALWSELDAHVDAIAAAGDAIGAVILRANGPSFCAGNDLKERGLETPRPRYQASIVTKLAELPQPLIVAVQGGCFTGGLELALAGDIIVAGESANFADTHGKFGLVPIWGMSQRLPRRVGEWKAREISFTGLPVSSAEAARIGLANHCVADADLDATARRLAEAIAAQSRHSVFAYKRLYREQADLALDAGLEHEVANSAGVAPDMAERVAGFR
- a CDS encoding arylsulfatase, coding for MAVRAEAGRGPGRVVRSRSAIIASLFLLAAAPALAQASPASPRHPNIVILLADDWGFSDVGAFGGEMATPNIDALAKAGVRFSNFHVAGSCSPTRAMLQTGTMNHRNGLGNMPETIPDAHRGKPGYDTVMNFRVVTIAQLLKAAGYRTYLTGKWHLGSDAKRLPQARGYDRAYSLADAGADNFEQRPIEGMYATAAWSENGKPVTLPKDYYSSHFVVQKMIDYIEADRASGKPFLASVNFLANHIPVQAPDSDIARYSKMYRDGWTALREARAKRAAALGIVPAGTPIVTMGTTPDWAKLDAEERAAQIRVMQAYGGMATAMDREIGRLVAHLKATGDYDNTIFVFLSDNGPEPTNPFNRTINRLFLNSKYDTSTANIGRRGSFSAVGPGWASASASPLSGYKFTASEGGLRSPLIIAWPGNPQVRAGTINSGLAHVTDILPTLTDLAGVAGHGDSWNGQAVEPVTGRSLVPMLEGVEASVHGDTPIGYELSGNAALFRGDYKLVRNLAPTGDGKWRLYDLKTDPGETNDLSAAMPDRFAAMQADYAAYAKANGVLDMPAGYTADEQINRYAWERQGKTRAIKAGLILGGILLLLSALVWRWVRRRRARRVDQAKADMIGA
- a CDS encoding sulfatase-like hydrolase/transferase, with the protein product MKKRWVALGLVALIGAGGYWGFQENKYRIPGMLQDWRDPVQDNRPVVWQKGPATAPAGRRPPNIILIVADDLGWNDISLNGGGVAGGIVKTPNIDALAQQGLNFTTAYAANATCSPSRAAMMTGRYPTRFGFEYTAVPVQFAENLAHGAGIGPLKTVFHKELITDDIPDYPDMGVPASEVTVAEAVKAAGYHTLHIGKWHLGEAPKLQPQAQGFDESLAILAGGAMFLPEDDPDTVNAKLPWDPIDRFIWANLRHAVTFNGSKRFHPKGHMTDYFADEAIKAIDANRNRPFFMYLAFNAPHTPLQATKEDYAKLPQIKDHKTRVYGAMIAQLDRRIGDVMAKLKEAGIDDNTLVIFTSDNGGAWYNGIPNLNAPYRGWKATFFEGGIRTPFFMRWPGHIAPGSTRADMTGHIDIFSTIAAAAGAKVPTDRVVDSEDILAGPAKRQALFWRSGDYRAVRMGDWKLQVTKRPEKARLYNLAADPTERHDLSASDPARVAQLRAMIEAQNKGMAKPIWPGLIEGPVRIDVPLNTPWKDGQDYIYWTN